From Oceanispirochaeta sp., the proteins below share one genomic window:
- the ptsP gene encoding phosphoenolpyruvate--protein phosphotransferase produces MKKDNVELICNIGELSDLFREKSDVRGFLMKVVRTVSGHMKADVCSIYLYDEYLDRLILEATEGLNPDLIGKLIMTTGEGLVGIALKELRPILEKKGQDNPHFKEISGSGEDQYQAFLAVPILQGLTRIGVLVLQHHQSGFFNKNDMMALRAISSQLAATLENAKLLMGVTKVVQPAPVEELSLIKGKAVVEGIAIGLAYVMESDKSEDLHFGLPQSCLDADLDDFLRAVTQTEEQLTTLQYEMEEQLSDVGSLIFSTHLLMLRDSGFIGKMEEDVKGGVLPCDAIISRVKYFLKIFSESENPRLQEKVQDIRDLGHRLLRNLAGEEQESGDYSGQILVARELLPSELVKITAQHVEGLVLYSQGASAHITILAKSLGVPLIYTDDRKLLSILPGSPLILDGLQGNLLVNPGEETMAQFKALMNDHKLLKEKAELVEDQTVSLDGQRIHLRATINLISDIKIAVKMKAEGIGLYRSEFPFLIRNSFPSEEEQYLVYKKIFDGMDSSVITLRTLDIGGDKILSYMPDSEEDNPFLGLRALRFLLQNKKIFVGQLKAMLRAGQGRSFRIMFPLVSSLDDFKQARRMVEKSIEFLRRDGFECATIPELGVMIELPSAVIMAEDLAREADFMSVGSNDLVQYLLGVDRTNEKVSGLYEARHPAVLRSVARITEASQKENCPLSICGNMAFDRALAYFLVGVGVRSLSMPPVQIPRMQEFLKNVDVKKAEEDCRRLLEMDNLEDINSILDEALAAIEA; encoded by the coding sequence ATGAAGAAGGATAATGTAGAACTCATATGTAATATTGGAGAGCTTTCAGACCTGTTTCGGGAAAAGAGTGATGTCCGGGGATTTTTAATGAAGGTGGTCAGGACGGTTTCCGGTCATATGAAGGCCGATGTCTGCTCCATATATCTCTATGATGAGTATCTTGACCGTCTCATTCTGGAAGCAACGGAAGGGTTGAATCCGGATCTCATAGGTAAACTCATCATGACGACAGGAGAAGGTCTTGTGGGAATCGCCCTCAAGGAACTCAGGCCTATACTCGAAAAAAAAGGACAGGACAATCCTCATTTCAAGGAGATTTCCGGTAGTGGTGAAGACCAGTACCAGGCTTTTCTGGCTGTTCCGATCCTCCAGGGGCTGACCCGTATCGGGGTTCTTGTGCTTCAGCACCATCAATCCGGGTTTTTTAACAAAAATGACATGATGGCCCTTCGGGCCATCAGCTCCCAGTTGGCGGCAACTCTTGAAAACGCCAAACTCCTGATGGGTGTCACAAAGGTGGTTCAGCCGGCTCCTGTGGAAGAACTGTCATTGATCAAGGGCAAAGCTGTTGTGGAAGGGATTGCCATTGGTCTGGCCTATGTGATGGAATCGGATAAGAGTGAAGATCTTCATTTCGGATTGCCCCAGAGCTGCCTAGACGCCGACCTTGATGACTTTTTAAGAGCTGTAACCCAGACGGAAGAACAACTGACGACCCTCCAGTACGAGATGGAAGAACAGCTTTCTGATGTAGGTTCTCTTATTTTCAGCACTCATTTGCTGATGCTCAGAGATTCAGGTTTTATCGGAAAAATGGAAGAGGACGTCAAGGGTGGTGTTCTTCCCTGTGATGCCATCATTTCAAGAGTGAAATACTTTCTGAAAATTTTTTCTGAAAGTGAGAATCCAAGACTTCAGGAAAAGGTTCAGGATATACGGGACCTGGGACACAGACTCCTGCGGAATCTGGCTGGGGAGGAACAGGAATCTGGAGACTATTCCGGTCAAATCCTGGTCGCCAGAGAACTGCTTCCATCTGAACTGGTCAAAATAACGGCTCAGCATGTAGAAGGTCTGGTACTCTACAGTCAGGGAGCCTCGGCGCATATTACAATCCTCGCCAAATCACTGGGAGTCCCTCTGATCTATACGGATGACCGAAAACTCCTTTCTATACTCCCAGGTAGCCCCCTTATTCTGGATGGACTCCAGGGCAATCTTCTGGTCAATCCGGGAGAGGAGACTATGGCCCAGTTTAAGGCTCTGATGAATGATCATAAACTGCTGAAAGAGAAGGCGGAGCTGGTCGAGGATCAGACCGTGAGCCTCGACGGGCAGAGGATTCATCTGAGGGCCACCATTAACCTGATCAGCGACATAAAAATTGCTGTTAAGATGAAGGCTGAAGGAATTGGTCTTTACCGCAGTGAATTTCCTTTTCTTATCCGGAACAGTTTTCCCAGTGAGGAAGAACAGTATCTGGTATATAAAAAAATCTTTGACGGAATGGATTCCTCCGTCATAACTCTGAGGACTCTGGATATCGGAGGGGATAAAATCCTATCTTATATGCCTGATTCGGAAGAGGACAATCCCTTCCTGGGTCTCAGGGCTCTCCGATTTCTTCTCCAGAACAAGAAAATATTTGTTGGCCAGCTCAAGGCCATGCTGAGAGCCGGGCAGGGACGCAGTTTCCGCATTATGTTTCCCCTGGTTTCATCTCTGGATGATTTTAAGCAGGCAAGACGGATGGTCGAAAAGAGTATTGAATTCCTCAGAAGAGATGGTTTTGAATGCGCCACAATTCCTGAATTGGGAGTCATGATTGAGCTTCCTTCGGCTGTCATTATGGCGGAAGATCTGGCCAGAGAAGCCGACTTTATGTCTGTGGGTTCCAATGATCTGGTCCAGTATCTGCTGGGTGTGGACAGAACCAATGAAAAAGTCTCCGGCCTGTACGAAGCCAGGCATCCTGCGGTGCTCAGGTCAGTCGCCCGTATTACAGAAGCATCACAAAAAGAGAATTGTCCTTTGAGTATCTGCGGAAACATGGCCTTTGACCGGGCACTGGCTTATTTTTTGGTGGGTGTGGGAGTTCGCAGTCTATCCATGCCGCCTGTACAGATTCCAAGGATGCAGGAGTTCCTGAAAAATGTAGATGTAAAAAAAGCAGAAGAAGACTGCCGCCGCCTCCTGGAAATGGACAATCTGGAGGATATAAACAGCATACTGGATGAAGCACTTGCTGCCATAGAAGCCTGA
- a CDS encoding Rrf2 family transcriptional regulator, producing the protein MRITTKGRYAIRAIMNMALNEENKPISIKSISNSEELSPIFLEQIFTKLKKAGITESVRGASGGFWISRELNEISVLDVLEAVEEGVILAPCTSGDATCGRSADCAISAFWSDTEELIREQLRSQTIQTILDNYIDKE; encoded by the coding sequence ATGCGAATAACAACAAAAGGCCGGTATGCAATAAGAGCAATAATGAACATGGCCCTAAATGAAGAAAACAAACCTATTTCCATAAAATCAATTTCCAATAGTGAGGAGCTCTCTCCTATATTTCTGGAGCAGATTTTTACCAAGCTGAAAAAAGCAGGAATCACCGAATCTGTCAGAGGGGCGTCCGGGGGATTCTGGATCTCCAGGGAATTAAATGAGATATCAGTTCTGGATGTTCTGGAAGCAGTGGAAGAAGGTGTTATTCTGGCACCCTGTACATCAGGAGACGCAACATGCGGCCGTTCTGCCGACTGCGCTATTTCCGCGTTCTGGTCGGATACGGAAGAATTGATCAGGGAACAGCTGAGGTCTCAGACAATTCAGACGATTCTTGATAATTATATAGATAAAGAATAG
- a CDS encoding uroporphyrinogen decarboxylase family protein, with translation MNGKELIIKAFQGKATERAPWVPYTGVQIANLKGYDAQEVLQDGEKLLECLLESNKQYTPDGQPVVFDLQIEAEILGCDLLWAKDSPPTVRNHPLADTKEIPGKIPSKSEGRIPMVLDVMNKMKAAVGDTTALYGLVCGPFTLASHLRSTNIFMDMYDDEEYVKKLMAYATDVSIAVADYYIEAGMDIIGSVDPLVSQISPDMFTQFMATDYKRFFDHVRSKGVYSSFFVCGDATKNLEAMALTGPDCLSIDENIDIVEAKKVTEAHNILISGNMQLTVVMLLGNQKDCQKAAIDLMDKMGTKGFILAPGCDIPFGVPVENIVGVGQAVQNIEATRTFLSSYVKEVVDIDVEMPDYENLDYVLIEVLTIDSATCAACGYMKAAADDMIGIFGDKKVKVIERKILEPENIARLGILGVANLPSMAVNGKVTHVSLIPNRAELEKEIASLV, from the coding sequence ATGAATGGAAAAGAATTAATAATAAAAGCATTTCAAGGTAAAGCGACAGAACGGGCTCCCTGGGTTCCTTATACGGGAGTTCAGATTGCTAATTTGAAAGGCTATGATGCCCAGGAAGTTCTGCAGGATGGAGAAAAGCTTCTGGAATGTCTGCTTGAATCAAACAAGCAGTATACTCCCGATGGACAACCTGTCGTATTCGACCTCCAGATTGAAGCCGAGATTCTGGGTTGTGATCTGCTATGGGCCAAGGACTCTCCTCCTACTGTCAGGAATCACCCCCTGGCGGATACAAAGGAGATTCCCGGTAAGATCCCGTCAAAGTCGGAAGGGAGAATTCCCATGGTTCTGGATGTTATGAACAAGATGAAAGCGGCAGTCGGTGATACGACAGCTCTATATGGACTTGTCTGCGGTCCTTTCACACTGGCCTCTCACCTGAGAAGCACCAACATCTTTATGGATATGTACGATGATGAAGAGTATGTTAAAAAATTGATGGCTTATGCAACGGATGTCTCCATTGCCGTCGCGGATTACTATATTGAGGCGGGAATGGATATCATCGGATCAGTCGATCCTCTGGTTTCACAGATCTCTCCCGATATGTTTACACAGTTTATGGCTACTGATTATAAAAGATTTTTTGATCATGTCCGATCCAAAGGTGTTTACAGCTCTTTCTTTGTCTGCGGTGATGCCACAAAGAACCTGGAAGCCATGGCACTGACTGGACCGGACTGTCTCTCCATTGATGAAAACATCGACATTGTGGAAGCAAAAAAAGTAACAGAGGCTCACAATATTCTAATTTCCGGCAACATGCAGCTTACGGTTGTTATGCTCCTGGGGAATCAAAAAGACTGTCAGAAAGCAGCCATTGATCTGATGGATAAGATGGGCACAAAAGGCTTCATACTGGCGCCAGGCTGTGATATTCCCTTCGGTGTTCCTGTTGAAAACATTGTAGGAGTCGGTCAGGCTGTGCAGAATATCGAAGCCACCAGAACATTCCTTTCAAGCTATGTGAAAGAAGTCGTGGATATCGATGTTGAAATGCCTGATTATGAGAACCTGGATTACGTTCTTATCGAGGTTTTGACCATTGATTCTGCCACCTGCGCAGCCTGTGGATATATGAAAGCCGCTGCGGATGACATGATTGGGATTTTCGGTGACAAGAAAGTGAAGGTCATTGAACGAAAAATTCTTGAACCTGAAAATATTGCCCGCCTGGGTATCCTGGGAGTCGCCAACCTTCCATCTATGGCTGTGAATGGAAAGGTCACCCATGTTTCCCTGATCCCCAACCGTGCCGAGTTGGAAAAAGAGATCGCATCTCTGGTCTGA
- a CDS encoding GTP-binding protein: MSTGIDIVLLAGFLGAGKTTVLNELIRLFHDRKLGMLVNDFGEVPVDGSLLKNENPELLEEGHKIYEIGNGSIFCSCLKAPFLYGLKYFEKEKPDLLFIEASGLSDPSSMNKILKEHHLDDQFSIKHVVTLIDPIRYKALITVLEVIGRQISSADQILINKVDLISQKDLEELIHDLKLRSSAPFQTGSFGQFDYSFIDDETTQVMDEDRESCNTPESRPGSLFLEGTLESEQVLKDFMGRVESGIYRLKGFLELEGKTFYVSDNTKGYSMTETAKPGIKPGLTVLCPLGNEKNIARLWREIQGASL, encoded by the coding sequence ATGAGTACTGGAATAGATATTGTCCTGCTGGCAGGATTCCTCGGAGCGGGCAAAACAACGGTCCTCAATGAACTGATCAGACTTTTCCATGACCGCAAGCTGGGGATGCTTGTAAATGATTTCGGAGAGGTCCCTGTGGATGGGTCTTTATTGAAGAATGAAAATCCTGAACTTCTGGAAGAGGGACATAAAATATATGAGATCGGGAATGGCTCCATTTTCTGTTCCTGTCTCAAGGCTCCATTCCTCTATGGCCTGAAGTATTTTGAAAAGGAAAAACCCGATCTTCTATTTATCGAAGCTTCGGGTCTGTCCGATCCCTCCAGCATGAATAAGATTCTGAAAGAACATCATCTGGACGATCAATTTTCTATCAAACATGTAGTGACCCTGATCGATCCCATTCGTTATAAGGCTCTTATCACAGTGCTGGAAGTTATTGGACGGCAGATCTCTTCTGCGGATCAGATCCTTATCAACAAGGTGGACCTGATCTCTCAAAAGGATCTGGAAGAATTAATACATGATCTGAAACTGCGTTCATCCGCACCCTTTCAGACAGGCTCCTTCGGACAGTTTGATTATTCTTTTATTGATGATGAGACCACCCAGGTCATGGACGAGGACAGGGAGAGCTGCAATACCCCCGAGTCTCGACCAGGCAGCCTGTTCCTGGAAGGAACTCTGGAGAGTGAGCAGGTGTTGAAAGATTTTATGGGCCGGGTTGAAAGCGGGATATACAGGCTGAAAGGGTTTCTGGAACTGGAGGGCAAGACCTTTTATGTTTCTGATAATACCAAAGGATACTCCATGACCGAGACTGCTAAACCGGGGATAAAGCCGGGACTCACTGTCCTCTGCCCCCTGGGAAATGAAAAAAATATCGCCCGCCTCTGGAGAGAGATTCAGGGTGCTTCCCTATGA
- a CDS encoding GTP-binding protein, translating to MTQLIILGGFLGSGKTTFMVKAAEMLERRGSTVSVITNDQGDTLVDSLYAAVDGIDTREVSGGCFCCRFPDFLETVKALIADKTPDFIIAEAVGSCTDLAATVINPLVEFHKDTVKVIAYLTLVDGLRLQKEYLDMDLFKPLEPGEVLISHQIRESEVLVMSKTDLLEKDQLASGLSFLKKLNPKALYFLCSSHSGDGLDLLLDRCLQGFPLDFSQRVPLDYQVYADAEAAYGWYNGSWKMESQIDQDPMDLSFIIMESFRNPLLGEVAHAKLFITTPGGGLKVSFVSGHIQADEIGLFEGKVGRMKITLNIRSACVPETIEQHVLELQKSLRDRGLQIIDYACNSLIPSPPKPYYS from the coding sequence ATGACGCAACTGATAATCCTGGGAGGATTTTTGGGCTCAGGAAAGACCACTTTTATGGTCAAAGCCGCCGAAATGCTGGAACGAAGAGGGTCTACCGTCTCGGTGATCACCAATGATCAGGGAGATACTCTGGTAGACAGCCTCTATGCCGCAGTGGATGGAATAGACACCCGTGAAGTGTCGGGTGGATGCTTCTGCTGCCGTTTTCCCGATTTTCTGGAAACAGTGAAGGCTCTTATTGCAGACAAAACCCCTGACTTTATCATTGCAGAAGCAGTGGGCAGCTGCACCGATCTGGCAGCCACTGTGATTAATCCACTCGTGGAATTCCATAAGGATACGGTGAAGGTTATTGCCTATCTGACTCTTGTGGATGGACTGCGGCTGCAAAAAGAATACCTGGATATGGATCTTTTTAAGCCCCTGGAACCGGGAGAAGTTCTGATCTCTCATCAGATAAGGGAATCCGAGGTTCTGGTCATGTCAAAAACAGATCTTTTAGAGAAAGACCAGCTGGCTTCGGGTTTGTCTTTCTTAAAAAAACTGAACCCGAAGGCTCTTTATTTTCTATGTTCTTCCCACAGCGGGGATGGGCTTGATCTTTTATTAGACAGATGTCTGCAGGGGTTTCCCCTGGACTTTTCTCAGCGGGTGCCCCTTGATTATCAGGTTTATGCGGATGCAGAGGCTGCCTATGGATGGTATAACGGTTCCTGGAAGATGGAAAGTCAAATCGACCAGGACCCTATGGATCTCAGCTTTATCATCATGGAATCTTTCCGGAACCCCCTGCTGGGAGAAGTGGCCCATGCCAAGCTTTTTATCACCACCCCCGGGGGGGGGCTCAAGGTGAGTTTCGTATCGGGACATATACAGGCAGATGAAATCGGCCTGTTTGAGGGTAAGGTGGGGCGGATGAAGATCACCCTTAACATCCGTTCGGCCTGTGTTCCCGAGACCATTGAACAGCATGTTCTGGAACTACAAAAGAGCCTGAGGGATAGGGGATTGCAGATTATTGACTATGCATGCAATTCGCTGATCCCTTCTCCACCCAAACCTTATTATTCCTGA
- a CDS encoding metalloregulator ArsR/SmtB family transcription factor → MEDIEDPRITHDSARIEKVRELLVTREELDHLVQIFKIFGDPSRLKIINALIEDELCVHEIAELMEMSQPAVSHQLRQLKQAHVVNSRRAGKHIFYSLLDEHVIQIFRICQEHLSEG, encoded by the coding sequence ATGGAAGATATTGAAGATCCACGGATAACACATGATTCTGCCAGGATCGAAAAGGTTAGAGAGCTGCTGGTGACCAGGGAAGAGCTGGATCATCTTGTCCAGATCTTTAAAATCTTCGGAGATCCCTCCCGCCTCAAAATTATCAATGCCCTGATTGAAGATGAGCTCTGTGTACATGAGATTGCCGAATTAATGGAGATGAGCCAGCCTGCTGTCTCCCATCAGCTCAGGCAGCTCAAGCAGGCCCATGTGGTCAATTCCAGACGGGCGGGCAAACATATTTTTTATTCACTTTTAGACGAGCACGTCATACAGATCTTCAGAATCTGCCAGGAACACCTGTCCGAGGGATGA
- a CDS encoding aldo/keto reductase: protein MQYRTLGKTGLKVSVVGIGTWQYGGEWGEEYSQNQVDAVMDAARDAGINLIDTAECYGDHLSESFVGKAIQKDREKWIVATKFGHHYTDYLTRDQLWTVKDVKKQLEESLKSLRTDHIDVYQFHSGDNIVFDNQELWTYLDKQKQSGAIGHLGISISNSHEGVLEYQSEKASVVGAEMLQLYYNRLDRRPESSAFEECRQQNLGVFARVPLASGFLSGKYKPGTVFPEGDLRSRRSQEQINSDLSEVQKIQKEEVPEGISMAAWALAWCLRDPVVTTVIPGCRNPEQVKANADASDLAGTLNFPG from the coding sequence ATGCAATACAGAACATTAGGAAAAACAGGACTGAAAGTTTCGGTCGTAGGAATAGGCACCTGGCAATACGGAGGAGAATGGGGAGAGGAGTATTCCCAGAATCAAGTGGATGCCGTCATGGACGCCGCCCGGGATGCAGGAATCAATCTGATAGATACGGCCGAGTGCTATGGTGATCACCTCTCAGAATCTTTTGTGGGCAAGGCCATCCAAAAGGACAGGGAGAAGTGGATTGTAGCCACAAAATTCGGGCATCACTACACGGATTATCTGACCCGTGATCAGCTCTGGACTGTGAAGGATGTAAAGAAACAGCTGGAAGAGTCCCTCAAGAGCCTGAGAACCGACCACATCGATGTCTATCAGTTCCATTCGGGAGACAACATCGTCTTTGACAATCAGGAACTGTGGACCTATCTGGACAAGCAGAAACAATCCGGTGCCATCGGTCATCTGGGAATATCCATATCCAACAGCCATGAGGGCGTTCTGGAGTATCAATCGGAAAAAGCTAGTGTAGTGGGTGCCGAAATGCTCCAGCTCTATTACAACCGCCTGGACAGGAGACCCGAATCGTCCGCCTTTGAAGAGTGCCGCCAACAGAACCTGGGAGTCTTTGCCAGAGTCCCTCTGGCCAGCGGCTTTCTGAGCGGAAAGTACAAGCCGGGAACAGTCTTTCCTGAGGGTGATCTGAGGAGTCGCAGATCACAGGAGCAGATCAACTCCGACCTTTCAGAAGTACAGAAAATTCAGAAAGAGGAGGTTCCTGAGGGTATTTCCATGGCAGCCTGGGCCCTGGCCTGGTGCCTGAGAGACCCGGTGGTCACCACGGTGATTCCCGGATGCAGAAACCCCGAACAGGTCAAAGCCAATGCGGATGCTTCAGACCTGGCGGGAACCCTGAATTTTCCCGGATAA
- the serS gene encoding serine--tRNA ligase produces the protein MLDFKFIKDNLDSVRENIKNRNVTAAPEKVVELYDQRNLVIQELEDLRRQRNENASKMKGKLDPELRQGLIDEGKALKEQISQVEVGMDSLLKELQKAAVLIPNMAHPDAPVGKEDKDNLEILRSGTLPEFSFKAKDHVELAEAMDLVDFENATRVSGSKFYYLKNEAVFLELALTRYALDILQKHGFVLTITPDIAREEIVEGIGFNPRGEESNIYTLEGTGTCLVGTAEITLGGYYAGQMVDVSKGPILMAGVSHCFRREAGASGQYSKGLYRVHQFTKIEMFAYCKPEESDDLLLKLRSIEEEIFEGLEIPFRIVDTCTGDLGGPAYRKFDLEAWMPGRGDEGDWGEVTSTSNCTDYQSRRLGIRYKDEDGKNHLVHTLNGTAIAISRGIIAVLENFQQEDGSIRIPENLVPYTGFSEIRRP, from the coding sequence ATGCTGGATTTTAAATTTATCAAAGATAATCTGGACTCTGTCCGTGAAAACATCAAGAACCGCAATGTCACCGCGGCTCCCGAAAAAGTAGTTGAACTGTATGATCAGCGCAACCTCGTGATACAGGAACTGGAAGATCTCAGGCGCCAGAGAAATGAAAACGCCTCGAAGATGAAGGGGAAGCTGGACCCCGAACTCCGGCAGGGGCTGATCGATGAAGGGAAGGCTCTCAAGGAGCAGATCTCCCAGGTGGAAGTCGGAATGGACAGTCTCTTGAAGGAGCTGCAGAAAGCCGCCGTCCTGATTCCCAACATGGCCCACCCGGATGCCCCTGTCGGGAAGGAAGACAAGGATAACCTGGAAATTTTGAGAAGCGGGACCCTTCCCGAGTTCTCCTTTAAAGCCAAAGATCATGTGGAACTGGCCGAAGCCATGGACCTTGTGGATTTTGAAAATGCCACCCGTGTTTCGGGTTCCAAATTTTACTATCTGAAGAACGAAGCCGTTTTTCTGGAGCTGGCTTTGACACGCTACGCCCTTGATATATTGCAGAAGCATGGATTCGTGCTGACCATCACACCCGATATTGCCCGGGAAGAAATTGTGGAAGGCATCGGTTTCAATCCCCGGGGTGAAGAGTCCAATATCTATACCCTGGAAGGAACGGGCACCTGCCTTGTGGGAACCGCCGAGATCACCCTGGGCGGATACTATGCCGGACAGATGGTCGATGTCTCCAAAGGACCGATCCTGATGGCGGGAGTCTCCCACTGTTTCAGACGAGAAGCAGGAGCCTCCGGTCAGTATTCTAAGGGGCTCTACAGGGTCCATCAGTTTACCAAGATTGAGATGTTTGCCTACTGCAAACCTGAGGAATCGGATGATCTGCTGTTGAAACTCCGTTCCATCGAAGAAGAAATATTCGAGGGTCTGGAAATCCCGTTCCGTATTGTCGATACCTGCACGGGAGACCTGGGTGGGCCTGCCTATAGAAAGTTTGATCTGGAAGCCTGGATGCCCGGACGGGGGGATGAGGGTGACTGGGGAGAAGTGACCAGTACCTCAAACTGTACCGATTATCAGTCGAGACGACTGGGGATCAGATACAAGGATGAAGATGGTAAAAACCATCTGGTCCATACTCTCAACGGGACGGCCATCGCCATTTCAAGAGGCATTATCGCTGTTCTGGAAAACTTTCAGCAGGAGGACGGCTCCATCCGGATTCCTGAAAACCTGGTTCCCTATACCGGTTTTTCCGAAATACGGCGTCCCTAG
- a CDS encoding FecR family protein, which produces MKVKFLILLLPLFLILSCVGEKQKKGTAAEVTGKIIGMEGEVNLAGKPAQTGDSVPDESVITTSANGYCEIQFLDSNIIKVYEDSIIRLSFSKSTISLDRGAAAAILRNIGSLIQGMDDVFSIQSGAVVAGIRGTSFYMQREDADTAYFCLCNGEINMSDSNGKYSQPMKHTHHGAVRISEKNNQIEVSQAPMLYHTDEDMEALASRLGEKMDWTRVESSR; this is translated from the coding sequence GTGAAAGTGAAATTTTTGATCCTGCTTTTACCTCTGTTTCTGATCCTCTCCTGCGTCGGAGAGAAACAGAAAAAAGGTACGGCAGCTGAAGTGACCGGGAAGATCATCGGAATGGAGGGAGAGGTCAATCTGGCTGGAAAACCGGCTCAGACAGGAGACAGCGTTCCCGACGAATCAGTCATCACCACCTCTGCTAACGGGTATTGTGAAATTCAATTTCTGGACAGCAACATCATCAAGGTATACGAAGACTCTATCATCCGGCTCTCATTCTCCAAATCAACGATTTCCCTGGACCGGGGTGCCGCCGCGGCAATCCTCCGGAATATAGGGTCACTGATTCAAGGTATGGACGATGTGTTCAGCATCCAATCCGGTGCGGTTGTGGCAGGGATTCGGGGAACTTCCTTCTACATGCAGAGGGAAGACGCCGACACAGCCTATTTCTGCCTCTGTAACGGAGAAATAAACATGAGTGATTCCAATGGAAAATACTCCCAGCCCATGAAGCATACCCATCATGGAGCCGTGAGGATCTCGGAAAAAAATAATCAGATTGAAGTCAGCCAGGCTCCCATGCTCTACCATACGGATGAAGACATGGAAGCCCTGGCATCCCGCCTCGGGGAAAAGATGGACTGGACCCGGGTGGAGAGTTCCCGCTAA
- a CDS encoding BrnA antitoxin family protein has translation MRNHYDFSNAIKNPYINKLKKQITIRLDPETIDYFKDLSDETGIKYQQLINLYLADCAKKHLKPNIEWKVL, from the coding sequence ATGAGAAATCATTATGACTTTTCAAATGCTATTAAAAACCCGTACATAAACAAACTAAAGAAACAAATCACCATAAGACTTGATCCTGAAACAATTGATTATTTCAAGGATCTATCTGATGAAACTGGTATAAAATATCAACAGCTAATCAACTTATATCTTGCAGACTGTGCTAAAAAACATTTAAAGCCAAATATTGAGTGGAAGGTTTTATAA
- a CDS encoding BrnT family toxin encodes MSLIDFEWDDDKNTSNQNKHKISFEEAKTVFNDPNALVIFDPDHSHEEERFIIMGVSQNLNLLVVCHCYRSNDEIIRLISARKADSKEQSIYGGR; translated from the coding sequence ATGAGTTTAATAGACTTCGAATGGGATGATGATAAGAATACAAGTAATCAAAACAAGCATAAAATCTCTTTTGAAGAAGCTAAAACTGTTTTCAATGATCCTAATGCGCTAGTTATTTTTGATCCTGATCATTCTCATGAGGAAGAACGATTTATTATTATGGGTGTATCACAAAATTTAAATCTTTTGGTTGTTTGTCATTGTTACCGTTCAAATGATGAAATTATTCGACTTATCTCAGCGAGGAAAGCTGATTCTAAAGAGCAATCTATTTATGGAGGTAGATAA